One window of the Chryseotalea sp. WA131a genome contains the following:
- a CDS encoding VOC family protein → MRKILIVLGVLAAMACLITISAKAQTNNTMKLNAGFITSKISETKKFYNSVLNLEVVFENDFYLLMKTPGGTDQISFLLPNHESQQPLFKPAFAGKGAYLTIEVENVDEVFQRMKKMNVPLAFELRNEPWGDRHFAIVDPNGIGIDIVTYSPSTK, encoded by the coding sequence ATGAGAAAGATATTAATCGTACTCGGTGTGCTGGCCGCGATGGCATGCCTCATCACTATATCCGCGAAAGCACAAACCAATAACACGATGAAACTGAATGCCGGATTTATTACTTCCAAGATTTCAGAAACGAAAAAATTCTACAACTCTGTGCTTAATCTTGAAGTGGTTTTTGAAAATGACTTTTACTTGTTGATGAAAACCCCTGGGGGCACTGACCAGATTAGTTTTCTTCTTCCGAATCACGAAAGTCAGCAACCACTGTTCAAGCCTGCCTTTGCAGGGAAGGGAGCATACTTGACCATTGAAGTGGAAAATGTGGACGAGGTTTTTCAGCGGATGAAGAAAATGAATGTGCCGCTCGCGTTTGAGTTGCGCAATGAACCGTGGGGCGACCGCCACTTTGCCATTGTGGATCCGAATGGAATTGGCATCGATATCGTTACCTACTCACCTTCTACCAAGTAA
- a CDS encoding SRPBCC domain-containing protein, which produces MKSNLTAQVSIDFNAPKPRVWKALTDPTEVKQYFFGTSLITDWNVGSPIRFVGEWEGKAYEDKGTVLKFESESMLQYDYWSSMSGKEDKPENYQTITYRVTEKDGITNVQIIQDGVAEEGREHTEQNWKMVFEGMRSLVEK; this is translated from the coding sequence ATGAAATCCAATCTCACGGCTCAAGTCTCCATCGATTTTAATGCTCCGAAACCCCGCGTGTGGAAAGCGCTCACCGACCCAACTGAAGTTAAGCAATATTTCTTTGGCACTAGTCTCATCACAGATTGGAATGTGGGTAGCCCCATCCGTTTTGTTGGCGAGTGGGAAGGAAAAGCCTATGAAGACAAAGGCACTGTGCTTAAATTTGAATCCGAGAGCATGCTGCAATATGATTATTGGAGCAGCATGTCGGGCAAGGAAGATAAGCCCGAGAACTATCAAACCATTACCTACCGAGTGACGGAGAAGGATGGCATCACGAATGTGCAGATTATTCAAGATGGTGTAGCCGAAGAAGGCCGAGAGCACACGGAGCAAAACTGGAAGATGGTGTTTGAGGGAATGAGAAGTTTGGTTGAAAAATAA
- a CDS encoding threonine/serine dehydratase yields the protein MNHRLTLAQIEEAHHIIDPVFINSPQYECEPLSKLLGCKLILKVETINPIRSFKGRGADWLVSQSIDDHLVCASAGNFGQAMAYACRKRNIKCTVYASVSANPFKVERMRSLGAEVILFGNDFDSAKLEAKRMAADLKLRFVEDSQDIETLAGAGTIGFELLSFTKSLDALLIPLGNGALLNGIARVFKELSPQTSIVAIQAEGASAMIDSWKKGEMVIYPTVSTIADGIGVRLPVPQALIDMKDLVDHGLLVKEEIILEAMRLLHTYGGIVVEPSGAVGLAAILENKNLFAEKTVATVICGSNLTEEQMKRWLS from the coding sequence ATGAACCACCGCCTTACCCTCGCGCAAATTGAAGAAGCCCACCACATCATTGACCCTGTATTTATCAATAGTCCGCAATACGAGTGTGAACCATTGAGCAAGCTGCTAGGTTGTAAACTGATTTTAAAAGTAGAAACCATCAACCCGATCCGCTCCTTTAAAGGGCGCGGGGCGGATTGGTTGGTAAGCCAATCTATTGACGATCATTTGGTATGTGCCAGTGCCGGAAATTTTGGTCAGGCGATGGCGTATGCTTGTCGCAAGAGAAACATCAAATGCACGGTATATGCCAGCGTTTCGGCCAACCCATTTAAAGTTGAGCGCATGAGATCGTTGGGCGCAGAAGTGATTTTGTTCGGCAACGATTTTGATTCGGCAAAATTGGAAGCAAAGCGAATGGCAGCAGACCTTAAGTTGCGTTTTGTAGAAGATAGTCAAGATATAGAAACCTTGGCGGGAGCTGGAACCATAGGCTTCGAGTTGCTAAGTTTTACTAAATCACTAGATGCGCTGCTGATTCCATTGGGGAATGGAGCATTGCTCAATGGCATCGCTCGGGTATTCAAAGAACTTAGCCCGCAAACTTCTATCGTTGCCATTCAAGCGGAGGGTGCATCGGCTATGATTGATTCCTGGAAAAAAGGTGAAATGGTTATTTACCCAACTGTTTCTACTATTGCCGATGGCATTGGTGTGCGATTGCCCGTGCCCCAAGCTTTGATTGATATGAAAGATTTAGTAGACCATGGTCTTTTGGTAAAAGAAGAAATCATCCTTGAGGCGATGAGGTTATTGCACACGTATGGAGGCATAGTGGTTGAACCTTCGGGGGCAGTAGGGTTAGCAGCTATTCTAGAAAATAAAAATCTCTTTGCTGAAAAAACTGTGGCGACCGTAATTTGCGGGAGCAATTTGACGGAAGAGCAAATGAAGAGATGGTTGAGTTAA
- a CDS encoding DUF3089 domain-containing protein → MNKFSAILLATCFIACSPKIKTLSVHFDESPVPPKPDYSNPNHWASLPTKKDAADSMPLKSNLKDEQATAKADVFFIHPTIFTYTPTDQYQWNGDVNDQVLNTKTQLSTILNQASIFNGSCKIYAPNYRQAHYHAFITTNRDDAKRALDLAYDDVRTAFDYYLKNYNNGRPIVIASHSQGTVHAERLLKEYFDGKELKNQLVMAYLVGRAVSPNAFATIKPTEKPDEVGVWASWCTFGRGFYPSRYNDYYKGSQSTNPLLWSSSKEFASKELNLGGVGLHFTFAPQAADAQNQDGMLWINKPYIRGRAFVKNTNWHRADMNLFWMNIRENVKLRIEKHFQPK, encoded by the coding sequence ATGAATAAATTTTCTGCTATTCTTCTGGCAACTTGCTTCATAGCTTGCTCCCCAAAAATCAAAACTCTTTCAGTCCATTTCGATGAATCGCCCGTGCCACCGAAACCAGATTACAGCAATCCGAATCACTGGGCATCGCTTCCAACCAAAAAAGATGCAGCCGATAGTATGCCGCTTAAATCGAATTTGAAAGATGAACAAGCTACCGCCAAGGCAGATGTATTTTTTATCCACCCCACAATTTTTACGTACACACCCACTGATCAATATCAATGGAACGGAGACGTGAACGACCAAGTGTTGAACACCAAAACCCAATTGAGCACGATTTTGAACCAAGCAAGCATTTTCAACGGGTCGTGTAAAATTTACGCACCGAATTATCGGCAAGCGCATTATCATGCTTTCATCACCACCAACCGAGACGATGCCAAGCGTGCGCTCGACTTAGCGTATGACGATGTGCGCACTGCCTTTGATTACTATTTAAAGAATTACAACAACGGCCGCCCCATTGTGATTGCGAGCCATAGTCAGGGTACGGTGCATGCGGAGCGATTGTTGAAAGAGTATTTTGATGGAAAGGAATTAAAAAACCAGTTGGTGATGGCCTACCTGGTTGGTCGTGCTGTTTCACCCAACGCATTTGCGACCATCAAGCCAACCGAAAAGCCAGATGAGGTAGGCGTTTGGGCGAGTTGGTGCACGTTTGGAAGAGGATTTTATCCCAGCCGGTACAACGATTACTACAAAGGCTCTCAATCTACTAATCCTTTGCTTTGGAGTTCGAGCAAAGAGTTTGCTTCTAAAGAATTAAACCTAGGTGGAGTGGGGTTACATTTTACTTTTGCTCCGCAAGCAGCCGATGCGCAAAACCAAGATGGTATGCTATGGATTAACAAACCCTACATCCGTGGCCGGGCATTTGTAAAAAATACCAATTGGCACCGTGCCGATATGAATTTATTTTGGATGAACATTCGAGAGAACGTGAAGCTGCGGATTGAAAAGCATTTTCAACCAAAGTAG
- a CDS encoding GNAT family N-acetyltransferase translates to MNNIHFVIAQSEEQLKAVHEMRLEIFVNEQGIPQELDKDGLDLKSIHVLASDEHGHPVASGRLTIQYENGILSRIAVAKDFRGLELGKKIVKKLEEIAKEKKLKQLSLSPHAYLEKFYAHLGYTTESGQKSVGKYTLLTMSRKI, encoded by the coding sequence ATGAATAACATTCATTTTGTTATCGCCCAATCGGAAGAACAACTGAAAGCCGTGCATGAGATGCGCCTTGAAATTTTTGTGAACGAGCAGGGCATTCCACAAGAACTGGATAAGGATGGCTTAGACCTTAAAAGCATTCACGTACTAGCAAGCGATGAACATGGACATCCCGTTGCCAGCGGACGATTGACCATTCAATATGAAAATGGAATTCTTTCACGCATTGCCGTTGCCAAAGATTTTAGGGGTTTGGAGTTGGGTAAAAAAATTGTGAAGAAATTAGAAGAAATCGCCAAAGAGAAAAAACTTAAGCAGCTTAGTCTAAGCCCGCACGCCTATCTCGAAAAATTTTATGCCCACCTTGGCTACACCACTGAGTCGGGGCAAAAAAGTGTAGGAAAATACACGTTGCTCACCATGAGCAGGAAGATTTGA
- a CDS encoding beta-lactamase family protein has product MNIPVKLIGTLALTFLLFSCGQNAEKKHLTTSEKIDSVMQTIPDFSGVLLVADKGKPIYHQAFGYRNFETKEPNDTTTIFELASVSKQFTAAIIQMLHEKGALAYDDTMDKYLKGIPYPNITIRHLLTHTSGLPDYQAIMDEHWDKSKVANNTDIIEYLIKFHPPKSFEPEEKYEYSNTGYVLLASIAEKASGRDFIEMCREEIFKPLSMTSTNIRTLSEKASIINFALGHIYVKEAQRYVRADSFPSSNYTIWLGNRKGPGRISSTTTDLLKWDQALYTQKILNDSSKLQAFSPMKLKNDSISNYGFGWDLSNHPVLGKTVSHTGDNPGYKTVIVRFIEKNKTIVILNNNAHKDFRTLTNTLIALVAHE; this is encoded by the coding sequence ATGAACATACCTGTAAAACTAATCGGTACCCTTGCCCTGACATTTCTACTTTTTTCATGTGGCCAAAATGCTGAAAAGAAACATCTCACAACTTCTGAAAAAATAGATTCGGTGATGCAAACCATACCCGACTTTAGTGGTGTGTTGTTGGTGGCAGACAAAGGCAAACCCATTTATCACCAAGCGTTTGGATATCGAAACTTTGAAACCAAAGAGCCCAATGATACCACTACCATTTTCGAACTGGCTTCCGTGTCCAAACAATTTACTGCAGCCATTATTCAAATGTTGCACGAAAAAGGGGCACTTGCCTATGATGACACCATGGACAAATACCTAAAAGGAATTCCCTATCCCAACATCACCATTCGTCATTTGCTCACACATACTTCGGGGTTGCCCGATTACCAAGCCATTATGGATGAACATTGGGATAAATCGAAAGTGGCCAACAACACAGACATAATCGAGTATCTCATCAAATTCCACCCACCAAAATCTTTTGAGCCAGAAGAAAAATATGAATACAGCAACACGGGTTATGTGTTGTTGGCAAGTATTGCCGAAAAAGCAAGTGGCCGTGATTTTATTGAGATGTGCCGCGAGGAGATTTTCAAACCATTGTCGATGACCTCCACCAACATTCGCACACTATCCGAAAAAGCATCCATCATCAATTTTGCCCTGGGTCATATTTATGTAAAAGAAGCGCAACGCTATGTTAGGGCTGACTCGTTTCCTTCCTCCAACTACACGATATGGTTGGGCAATCGAAAAGGGCCAGGGCGTATTAGTTCCACAACTACTGATTTATTAAAGTGGGACCAAGCCCTGTATACTCAAAAAATACTGAATGACTCATCGAAGCTACAAGCATTTTCGCCCATGAAATTGAAAAACGATTCCATCTCAAATTACGGTTTCGGATGGGATTTAAGCAATCATCCTGTTTTAGGAAAAACCGTGTCGCACACAGGTGACAATCCGGGATACAAAACCGTGATCGTTCGGTTTATTGAAAAGAACAAAACCATTGTAATACTCAACAACAATGCGCATAAAGATTTTAGAACATTGACAAATACATTGATTGCCTTAGTCGCTCATGAATAA
- the rsmG gene encoding 16S rRNA (guanine(527)-N(7))-methyltransferase RsmG: MQDASIISHYFPEITSHQKEQFEKLGPLYREWNEKINVISRKDIDNLYINHILHSLAIAKIIQFKPNTSILDVGTGGGFPGIPLAILFPKAEFHLVDSIGKKITVVNEVAQAIGLENVNADQIRAEQLKHKYDFVVSRAVTRMKEFYGWIHQKIKADSFHTLDNGILYLKGGELDEEMNELKRRYSLYDLTDYFKEDFFQTKKVVYMPVFN; the protein is encoded by the coding sequence ATGCAAGACGCTTCCATTATTTCGCACTATTTCCCTGAAATCACTTCCCACCAGAAAGAGCAATTTGAAAAATTAGGTCCCTTGTATCGTGAGTGGAATGAAAAGATTAATGTGATTTCCCGCAAGGATATTGACAATCTGTACATCAATCATATTCTTCACTCCTTGGCCATTGCAAAAATTATTCAATTCAAACCCAATACGTCTATTTTGGATGTCGGCACGGGCGGGGGCTTTCCGGGTATTCCGCTGGCTATTTTATTTCCGAAGGCTGAATTTCACTTGGTGGATTCTATCGGTAAGAAAATAACGGTAGTGAACGAAGTGGCTCAAGCAATAGGTTTAGAGAATGTGAATGCCGACCAAATTCGTGCCGAGCAGCTAAAACACAAATATGATTTTGTAGTAAGTAGAGCGGTGACCAGGATGAAAGAATTTTATGGATGGATTCACCAAAAAATCAAAGCGGATTCCTTTCATACACTTGATAATGGGATTTTGTATTTGAAGGGTGGGGAGTTAGATGAAGAAATGAATGAGCTAAAAAGACGTTACAGTTTGTATGACCTGACTGATTATTTTAAAGAAGATTTTTTTCAAACCAAGAAGGTAGTGTATATGCCGGTGTTTAATTAA
- the crcB gene encoding fluoride efflux transporter CrcB produces the protein MREIALIFFGGGLGSVVRFTLGKWINSLHQQPFPWGTFVVNAIACLVVGLVIGLADHKQIISPNARIFWVIGFCGGFSTFSTFSVETISLIQNGFHLSSTLYIASSLFLCLSATYVGLFLGEQV, from the coding sequence ATGCGCGAAATAGCTTTGATTTTCTTCGGTGGCGGGTTGGGAAGCGTGGTACGGTTTACGTTGGGAAAATGGATAAACTCACTTCATCAACAACCCTTTCCGTGGGGGACATTTGTGGTGAATGCGATAGCCTGCTTGGTCGTTGGTCTCGTCATCGGGCTGGCCGACCACAAGCAAATCATCTCACCGAATGCGCGTATTTTTTGGGTGATAGGCTTTTGTGGTGGCTTTAGTACGTTTTCTACTTTTAGCGTTGAAACTATTTCGCTTATTCAGAATGGATTTCATCTTTCATCAACACTATACATTGCTTCGAGTTTATTCTTATGTCTTTCTGCTACTTATGTCGGATTGTTTTTGGGTGAGCAAGTCTAA
- the fabD gene encoding ACP S-malonyltransferase — MKAFIFPGQGAQFTGMGKDIYYANPVAKQLFDSANGILGFNITEIMFTGSADELKQTKVTQPAVFIHSVAIALAQDSVQPNMVAGHSLGEFSSLVVNKTLRFEDALRLVSKRALAMQRACEINPSTMAAILGLDDKVVEDICASITEEIVVAANYNCPGQLVISGSMKGIEIACEKLKAAGAKRALPLQVGGAFHSPLMEPAREELAAAIEATSFHTPICPVYQNVNGLPSTDTNVIKKNLISQLTAPVRWTQSVQNMVKDGAVSFVECGPGKVLQGLVKKIAPQTEAGSL; from the coding sequence ATGAAAGCATTTATTTTCCCCGGGCAAGGCGCACAGTTTACAGGCATGGGCAAAGATATTTACTATGCCAATCCCGTAGCCAAGCAACTTTTTGATTCTGCCAATGGCATATTGGGTTTCAACATCACAGAAATTATGTTTACCGGCTCGGCTGATGAGCTCAAGCAAACCAAAGTAACACAACCAGCGGTATTCATTCATTCTGTTGCCATTGCGTTGGCACAAGATTCCGTTCAACCCAACATGGTAGCCGGTCATTCGTTAGGAGAGTTCTCATCATTGGTTGTCAACAAGACCTTGCGTTTCGAAGATGCGCTTCGCCTCGTTTCAAAACGGGCGTTGGCCATGCAACGAGCCTGCGAAATAAATCCTTCTACCATGGCGGCTATTTTAGGCTTAGACGATAAAGTGGTAGAAGATATCTGCGCTTCGATAACAGAAGAAATTGTGGTAGCGGCTAATTATAATTGCCCCGGCCAATTGGTGATTTCAGGTTCGATGAAAGGAATTGAAATTGCTTGCGAGAAACTTAAAGCCGCAGGAGCCAAACGCGCACTTCCCTTGCAAGTGGGTGGTGCGTTTCACTCACCCTTGATGGAACCTGCCCGCGAAGAACTAGCAGCCGCTATTGAAGCCACTTCTTTTCACACACCTATTTGTCCGGTTTATCAAAATGTGAATGGGCTTCCCTCCACTGATACGAACGTCATCAAGAAAAATTTGATCAGTCAATTGACTGCACCTGTGCGCTGGACACAATCGGTTCAAAACATGGTAAAAGATGGTGCGGTTTCTTTTGTGGAATGTGGCCCCGGAAAAGTACTTCAAGGGCTTGTTAAGAAAATTGCTCCACAAACTGAAGCTGGAAGTTTATAG
- a CDS encoding thiol-disulfide oxidoreductase DCC family protein — MGATDSLNSKPIIFFDGVCNLCNQSVLFVIRHDKKGKFNFAPLQSDYAQQKLNGFPYATQELNTILLLKNGKLFQKSTAVLEICRGLSGLWPLLYGLIIIPTFVRNRVYDWVAHNRYKWFGKKQECMIPTPEVKARFKD; from the coding sequence ATGGGTGCAACTGATTCGCTAAATTCGAAGCCGATCATTTTTTTTGATGGTGTCTGCAACCTATGCAATCAGTCCGTGCTGTTTGTTATTCGCCACGATAAAAAAGGGAAATTCAATTTTGCGCCATTGCAATCCGACTATGCCCAGCAGAAACTGAATGGATTCCCTTACGCTACCCAAGAGCTCAATACAATTTTGCTTCTAAAGAATGGAAAGCTTTTCCAAAAAAGCACGGCCGTGCTCGAAATCTGCAGAGGCCTATCAGGACTTTGGCCATTACTGTATGGCCTTATCATCATTCCAACTTTTGTTCGAAATAGAGTGTATGATTGGGTAGCACACAACCGCTACAAGTGGTTTGGCAAAAAGCAAGAATGCATGATCCCCACCCCAGAAGTGAAGGCTCGCTTTAAAGATTGA
- a CDS encoding gliding motility-associated C-terminal domain-containing protein, protein MKFWKIFSIVVVGLLIIRAEAWATHLRAGEITVTRNSCNGLTFTITITAYTNTGSPVKFSDGILDFGDGSTPDRTPPIDNTPFAPGIGFVQYSTPHTFPGAGYYIISYKERNRNANILNMNNSVNTQFYLETAIIIDPFIGCDNSPRLLVPPIDRGCTGGAWYHNPGAYDPDGDSLSYEFVVPKQEKNIPVNGYREPNDKDFYDRIGIDYGKANETQNGAPTFTINPRTGTILWNAPGAPGEYNIAFKVIQWRKIGGVFKQIGYVTRDMQIIIEDCLNKRPELRVPPDICVEAGTVINEDIFGTDPDFDSVKIEAFSQAFIVNPSPAVWYSPNLSKPNQAFTQFTSSTKDAILKFQWATKCEHIKDQPYQVVFKISDRSSRGPSLVQFKTWNIRVVGPAPKWQTATLDVPSRSAQLKWDSYTCAVKAVSMEVYRRVGQFPYTPPPCVTGIPDFLGYTKIKTLPIGTTQHTDIGLSPGAQYCYRLVAVFPQPQGGVSYVSQEICIPPFPITRAIITNVTVDKTSTRTANGASQSDGRITVKWRSPFEDPNKATNAPYKFKLYRAEGFSGRNKIVETFPGFITDSTAVDNAINTRDIIYNYRVLSFTNSGVQLDSSATASSVRLEAKPEFEQIRLTWAAVVPWSNNTSQYPIHEIYRVPSTSTDLSQLTKIADLNVNQRRFAYVDSGQVLGAFNGVKLTNGQEYCYVVKTRGSYGNPKIQAPLENFSQITCAIPDDKEPPCKPSFATDLQGTDCSKPANNPCADSNSFTNVLRWRRPFDPDCKLDIKSYNIYYASKVGGDFVKLPDVVTDTVFEHKGIPSFAGCYKISAVDRAGNESELSEQFCFDNCPYYELPNVFTPNGDGCNDLFSAFSTRVIKEGNKSCNGSSLSEGQISDLQNRCARFVQKVVFKVYNRWGGTVYTYESGGERTIYIDWDGRDNNKTELATGTYYYEAQVTFNVVDPSKQNKTIKGWVQLIR, encoded by the coding sequence ATGAAGTTTTGGAAAATTTTTTCAATTGTTGTAGTTGGATTGCTAATCATTCGAGCAGAAGCGTGGGCCACCCACTTGCGTGCGGGTGAAATCACCGTAACACGCAATAGCTGCAATGGCTTAACATTTACAATTACCATTACTGCGTATACCAACACAGGGTCACCTGTAAAATTCAGTGATGGTATTCTGGATTTTGGAGATGGATCGACTCCTGATCGAACACCCCCTATTGATAATACTCCTTTCGCGCCCGGTATTGGTTTTGTCCAGTACTCCACCCCACACACATTTCCTGGGGCGGGTTATTACATCATCAGCTACAAAGAGCGAAACCGAAACGCGAATATTTTAAATATGAACAACTCGGTAAATACACAATTCTATTTAGAGACCGCCATTATCATTGACCCATTCATAGGATGCGATAATAGTCCGCGTTTGTTGGTACCCCCGATTGATAGAGGTTGCACTGGCGGGGCTTGGTATCATAACCCAGGAGCATACGATCCAGACGGGGATTCTCTCTCCTATGAATTTGTAGTGCCCAAACAAGAGAAGAACATACCCGTTAATGGTTATAGAGAGCCAAATGACAAAGACTTTTATGATCGAATCGGTATTGACTATGGCAAGGCCAACGAAACACAAAACGGGGCACCAACCTTTACCATAAATCCTCGAACGGGAACTATTCTGTGGAACGCTCCGGGAGCACCGGGAGAATACAACATCGCTTTCAAAGTTATTCAATGGCGAAAAATTGGTGGTGTTTTTAAACAGATTGGATATGTAACGCGCGACATGCAGATTATTATTGAAGACTGTTTGAACAAGCGCCCTGAGTTGCGTGTACCTCCCGATATTTGCGTAGAAGCCGGTACAGTAATTAACGAAGATATTTTTGGCACCGACCCGGATTTTGACAGCGTAAAGATTGAAGCCTTTTCGCAAGCTTTTATTGTAAATCCTTCACCTGCGGTTTGGTATAGTCCTAATTTGAGCAAACCCAATCAAGCATTTACACAATTCACCAGCTCTACTAAAGATGCAATTTTGAAATTTCAATGGGCGACAAAATGCGAGCATATAAAAGACCAACCCTATCAAGTAGTTTTCAAGATTAGCGATCGATCCAGCCGAGGGCCTTCGCTGGTACAATTTAAAACATGGAACATTAGAGTGGTAGGCCCTGCACCAAAGTGGCAAACGGCTACCCTTGATGTACCCAGCCGATCAGCTCAACTGAAATGGGACTCTTACACATGTGCCGTAAAAGCTGTATCCATGGAAGTATATCGAAGAGTGGGCCAATTCCCGTACACGCCACCTCCTTGTGTTACGGGTATACCGGATTTCTTAGGCTATACTAAAATTAAAACTCTTCCGATCGGCACAACCCAACACACCGATATTGGACTTTCTCCTGGTGCGCAATATTGCTACCGCCTGGTGGCGGTATTCCCTCAACCCCAAGGTGGAGTAAGCTATGTATCGCAAGAAATTTGTATTCCACCCTTTCCGATTACACGGGCTATAATAACCAATGTTACAGTTGATAAAACTTCTACCAGAACGGCCAACGGTGCATCGCAATCGGATGGTCGGATTACGGTAAAATGGCGCTCGCCCTTTGAAGATCCCAATAAGGCGACTAATGCCCCTTACAAATTTAAACTCTATCGGGCGGAGGGTTTTTCAGGAAGAAATAAAATTGTAGAAACATTTCCTGGCTTTATCACTGACTCTACTGCCGTAGATAACGCCATCAATACCCGGGATATTATTTATAATTATCGCGTGCTATCTTTTACCAATAGTGGCGTTCAGCTAGACTCTTCTGCTACCGCTTCTTCCGTGCGGTTAGAGGCGAAACCAGAGTTTGAGCAAATCCGCCTCACATGGGCTGCGGTAGTGCCTTGGTCTAACAACACCTCGCAGTATCCCATTCATGAAATCTACCGAGTTCCTAGTACTTCTACAGATCTAAGTCAACTCACCAAGATTGCTGACCTAAACGTGAATCAACGTAGATTTGCGTATGTCGACTCCGGACAGGTATTGGGAGCGTTTAACGGAGTGAAACTAACGAATGGGCAAGAGTACTGTTATGTAGTGAAAACGCGTGGCTCGTATGGCAACCCTAAAATCCAAGCACCGCTAGAAAACTTTTCGCAAATCACCTGCGCCATCCCAGATGATAAAGAGCCGCCTTGTAAGCCATCATTTGCTACAGATTTACAAGGAACTGATTGCAGTAAACCCGCCAATAATCCATGTGCAGATTCCAATTCTTTTACGAACGTGCTTAGGTGGCGAAGACCGTTTGATCCAGATTGCAAACTGGACATCAAAAGTTATAACATTTATTACGCCTCAAAAGTAGGTGGCGATTTTGTAAAGTTGCCAGATGTAGTGACGGATACGGTATTTGAACACAAAGGGATTCCGTCTTTCGCTGGATGTTATAAGATAAGTGCAGTAGACCGAGCGGGTAATGAAAGTGAATTAAGCGAACAGTTCTGTTTTGACAATTGCCCTTACTATGAATTACCCAATGTGTTTACACCCAATGGAGATGGCTGCAACGATTTGTTCAGTGCCTTTAGCACACGGGTGATCAAAGAAGGAAATAAATCATGCAATGGCAGTTCTTTATCAGAGGGTCAAATAAGTGATCTGCAGAATCGCTGCGCACGTTTTGTTCAAAAAGTAGTTTTTAAAGTCTACAATCGATGGGGCGGAACGGTGTATACGTATGAGTCTGGTGGCGAGCGAACCATCTACATTGATTGGGATGGCCGCGATAATAACAAAACAGAATTGGCTACCGGTACTTATTATTACGAAGCGCAAGTAACATTTAATGTAGTAGACCCATCCAAACAAAATAAAACCATCAAAGGATGGGTGCAACTGATTCGCTAA